One genomic segment of Vibrio penaeicida includes these proteins:
- a CDS encoding NUDIX hydrolase, translating to MSRTIHSWKNIELCEEDVQLPNGNDITHTTIVHPGAAVILPIFSDNRILLIRQYRPSLKKWLLEVPAGTKELNESPKTCARRELEEETGYSASEWHSLGQVTPLAGFCDEIQHLFVAKQLEQTNRLTCDEDEIIELLPFSMSEIEAAIRQGELTDAKTIACIYKAKLCGYLKD from the coding sequence ATGTCCCGCACGATCCACAGTTGGAAAAATATAGAGCTTTGCGAAGAGGATGTTCAACTTCCAAATGGAAACGACATTACTCACACCACCATAGTGCACCCCGGTGCTGCCGTTATACTGCCCATTTTTTCGGACAACCGAATCTTACTGATTAGGCAATATCGTCCTTCTTTAAAAAAATGGTTGCTTGAGGTTCCCGCTGGTACTAAGGAACTCAACGAATCCCCTAAAACCTGTGCCCGAAGAGAGCTTGAAGAAGAAACGGGTTACAGCGCATCTGAATGGCATTCTTTAGGACAAGTGACGCCTCTCGCTGGTTTCTGTGATGAAATCCAGCACTTATTCGTTGCGAAACAACTTGAACAGACCAACCGTCTGACCTGCGATGAAGATGAAATTATTGAGCTTCTCCCTTTTTCCATGAGTGAAATCGAAGCCGCTATTCGACAAGGTGAACTCACCGATGCCAAAACCATCGCCTGCATTTACAAAGCCAAACTGTGTGGATATTTGAAGGATTAA
- a CDS encoding ATPase RavA domain-containing protein has protein sequence MLGSNHPSHAQKALLSERINKLVHALSDGVYEREHTIKLCLLAALSGESVFLLGPPGIAKSLIAKRLIQAFDNSSYFEYLMTRFSTPEEVFGPLSIQELKDNGKYVRLTKGYLPTAQVVFLDEIWKAGPAILNTLLTVVNEKTFKNGNEIEKVPMRLLVSASNELPDEDSGLEALYDRMLVRVFVNRIQDKQNFRSMLTVGTAQEAQVPEGLAITNDEYHLWLEELDKLSLSESCFEKLYQLKSMLEQRVDEAVDISETDMYVSDRRWKKAVKLLKASAYFNGRDTINPLDLLLLQDCLWNSPDSRDIVEEVVREFAIHSAFDQGVISQQIETCKEELDDIQEELESQYAMHLSMDSTGKLLKKEIHHFDTSNAKRYQVGRDSGLVKLALLQSNMSVWEGEKGNTRWVYLSMTELERVIKEGGGDAYGYVNQNTNLGRLKFGLDADEQLVVKDIANRSVLVTLVTKDGLDNSVFEEWSAKASHALEQLTHAEHHLLQVKSDFHGALPHSFIDPELPTQMEASIQSISQRLESTKAQCEKSAFRIKHLNEYFE, from the coding sequence ATGTTAGGTTCAAATCATCCCAGCCATGCTCAAAAGGCACTACTTTCAGAACGAATCAATAAACTGGTTCATGCACTTTCCGATGGGGTTTACGAAAGAGAACACACCATTAAGCTCTGTTTACTCGCTGCACTGTCTGGCGAAAGTGTTTTCCTACTCGGTCCTCCTGGAATCGCAAAAAGCCTTATCGCCAAACGCCTTATTCAAGCGTTTGATAACAGTTCCTACTTTGAATACCTGATGACACGTTTTTCCACACCTGAAGAGGTGTTCGGCCCCCTTAGCATTCAGGAATTGAAAGATAACGGAAAATACGTTCGCTTAACCAAAGGTTATTTGCCTACGGCGCAAGTCGTTTTCTTAGATGAAATTTGGAAGGCAGGACCGGCGATATTGAATACTTTGCTAACGGTAGTGAACGAAAAAACCTTCAAGAATGGTAACGAAATCGAAAAAGTGCCGATGAGGCTACTGGTTTCTGCTTCGAACGAATTGCCAGATGAAGACAGTGGATTAGAGGCGCTCTACGACCGGATGTTGGTTCGCGTGTTCGTTAACCGAATTCAAGACAAACAAAACTTCCGTTCCATGTTAACCGTAGGGACAGCGCAAGAAGCGCAGGTGCCAGAAGGTCTTGCCATTACTAACGATGAATATCATTTGTGGCTAGAAGAGCTTGATAAGCTCTCATTATCCGAATCGTGCTTTGAAAAACTCTACCAATTGAAGTCGATGCTTGAACAGCGTGTCGATGAAGCGGTCGATATTTCTGAAACCGACATGTATGTGTCGGACAGGCGTTGGAAAAAAGCGGTTAAATTATTGAAAGCCAGCGCGTACTTCAATGGGCGCGACACCATTAACCCACTGGATCTTTTATTACTTCAAGATTGTTTGTGGAACAGCCCAGATTCACGAGATATCGTTGAAGAGGTTGTTCGTGAGTTCGCCATTCATTCTGCGTTTGATCAAGGCGTTATTAGCCAGCAGATTGAAACGTGCAAAGAAGAGCTGGACGACATTCAAGAAGAGCTTGAAAGCCAGTATGCGATGCACCTTTCAATGGACAGCACCGGCAAGTTGTTGAAAAAAGAAATCCACCATTTTGATACGAGCAATGCCAAGCGTTACCAAGTCGGTCGCGACTCTGGGCTCGTCAAATTGGCTCTCCTGCAAAGTAACATGTCTGTTTGGGAGGGAGAAAAAGGGAACACGCGTTGGGTTTACCTTTCTATGACAGAGTTAGAGCGTGTCATCAAAGAAGGGGGCGGTGATGCCTATGGTTACGTAAACCAAAATACCAACCTCGGACGGCTTAAGTTTGGTTTAGATGCCGATGAGCAACTCGTAGTTAAAGACATTGCCAATCGTTCGGTACTGGTGACTTTAGTGACGAAAGACGGGCTAGATAACAGCGTATTCGAAGAGTGGAGCGCGAAAGCCAGCCACGCCTTGGAGCAACTTACACACGCCGAACATCACCTGCTTCAAGTTAAATCTGATTTCCACGGCGCGTTACCGCACAGTTTTATCGACCCTGAATTACCTACTCAAATGGAAGCCAGCATCCAATCTATTAGTCAGCGTTTAGAATCAACGAAAGCACAGTGTGAGAAAAGTGCATTTCGGATTAAACACCTGAATGAGTATTTCGAGTAG